The following nucleotide sequence is from Synergistaceae bacterium DZ-S4.
AGAACTTCCGCTCCGGGTATGTTCGCAGCCGATTTGACAACTGCCATGTTCGTCTCATGAAGGACAAAGAGGGGCTTCTTGCCGCTGTCGATGGCGGTGAGGAAATCGAGCATTATCTTTGTCTTCGGTGCATCCATGTCAAAACGATCAAGGACCATCATGCTCTCTTCCTGGACCTTGAGAGTCAGGGCGCTGCACAGGGCAAGACGACGGACCTTCTTGTTGACCTTCTGATGATAGTCTCTCGGGTGCGGACCATGAGCAACACCGCCGCCTACCCAGACGGGCGAACGTGAGCTGCCTGCGCGGGCACGACCCGTGTGTTTCTGTCTCCAGGGCTTTTTGCCGCCGCCGCGGACATCTCCGCGGTCTTTAGCGTTGTGTGTACCTACACGGCAATTAGCCAGGTGCGCAACTACTACCTGATGCATAGCCGGCACATGGACAGGGGCTCCGAAGACGGCATCCGAGAGCTCAAAGTCTCCGATTACCTCGCCTTTAAAATTGACTTCTTTTACAACAGGCATTGTCTTCTGCCTCCCTACTTACGCTGTTTTACGGATCATTACGAGGCTGTCGCGCGCTCCGGGAACAGAACCTTTGATGAGTATAAGGCTGTTCTCCTCGTCCACTGCAAAAACCGTAAGATTTTTGGTGGTTACGCGCTCGCTTCCCATGTGACCCGCCATCCTCCGGCCCTTGATAACGCGGCCGGGATAACTGCTGCATCCGATGGAACCGGGATGACGATGGTTGACGGAAGCACCGTGGCTTCCTGCTCCGCCGCCAAAGCCATGGCGTTTCATGACGCCTGCGGTCCCCTTACCTTTGCTGATGCCTGTAACATCAACAATTTCGCCGTTCTGGAACAGAGAAACGGTGATCTCCTGTCCCAC
It contains:
- the rplD gene encoding 50S ribosomal protein L4, with amino-acid sequence MPVVKEVNFKGEVIGDFELSDAVFGAPVHVPAMHQVVVAHLANCRVGTHNAKDRGDVRGGGKKPWRQKHTGRARAGSSRSPVWVGGGVAHGPHPRDYHQKVNKKVRRLALCSALTLKVQEESMMVLDRFDMDAPKTKIMLDFLTAIDSGKKPLFVLHETNMAVVKSAANIPGAEVLHVDSINVYDLLNHDRLIATPEAVKKLEEVFG
- the rplC gene encoding 50S ribosomal protein L3, whose amino-acid sequence is MSMGILGRKVGMTQVFDEEGKAVPVTVIEAGPCSIVEIRTPEKNSYSAVQLGFGEVRPVKVNKPMKGYFEKQGTTPRRWLREFRVENTADYQVGQEITVSLFQNGEIVDVTGISKGKGTAGVMKRHGFGGGAGSHGASVNHRHPGSIGCSSYPGRVIKGRRMAGHMGSERVTTKNLTVFAVDEENSLILIKGSVPGARDSLVMIRKTA